From Mobula birostris isolate sMobBir1 chromosome 8, sMobBir1.hap1, whole genome shotgun sequence, the proteins below share one genomic window:
- the LOC140201561 gene encoding histone H2A produces the protein MSGRGKTGKAKSKPKSRSSRAGLQFPVGRVHRLLRKGNYAERVGAGAPVYLAAVLEYLTAEILELAGNAARDNKKTRIIPRHLQLAVRNDEELNKLLGGVTIAQGGVLPNIQAVLLPKKTGGSTNPKAK, from the coding sequence ATGAGTGGTCGAGGGAAAACTGGAAAGGCCAAGAGCAAGCCCAAGTCTCGCTCGTCCCGGGCCGGACTGCAGTTCCCGGTGGGCCGTGTTCACAGGCTCCTGAGAAAGGGTAACTATGCTGAGCGGGTGGGTGCCGGAGCCCCGGTCTAtctggctgctgtgctcgagtATCTGACGGCTGAAATCCTCGAGTTGGCCGGTAACGCAGCCCGGGACAACAAGAAGACCCGCATCATCCCCAGACACCTGCAGCTGGCCGTCCGCAACGACGAGGAGCTCAACAAGCTGCTGGGAGGGGTGACCATCGCTCAGGGCGGGGTGCTGCCCAATATCCAGGCCGTGTTGTTGCCCAAGAAAACCGGCGGGTCCACCAACCCCAAGGCCAAGTAA